The Nicotiana tabacum cultivar K326 chromosome 5, ASM71507v2, whole genome shotgun sequence sequence AGGGCTTCAGTGCGAGGAAAAAGGCCTTAAAGTGGGTGCCTAACATCCACAGGCTCTGTTGTTAATAGGATAGCACAAAAATAAATATAGTTAGGAAAGCATTTATTAGTTATTAAGAAAAACGTTATATTATATATGAGTATATCAGTTCTTACGAGTATGAAAATTGAAAGTTATAGTCTAAGAAAACTAATCATTGATccaaattactaatttaaaaatGCACCTTGAATCAAGACTTACAATATGATCTGAACTTGATTGACACCTCGTGTATTTCACTAAATTGCAATTTTTCCAACAATTGCTATTTTGTGTTTATGGTTATTTATTTACATTACATTTATAGTGAACGTTTTTATAGCATGTTGCAGTTAAAGCCCCACCAAGCACATGGTTTTTTTCTAAGCTTGTCACTTTTGACAGCACTATGCTGGACAGGTggtgagaaaaaaaagaaaaattctagTGAAAAATTCGCTGGACCCATCTGCATCTCTGGAGCACAAATCTATACCAACAAATCTGTGTCAAGCACGGAGGTTTTTAGAAATTGACTTCAGTGAAGAGAAGGCATCTCAAGAGTGGAGTTACTCACCATGTTCTATATACAGCAACTGTTGTACTCCTTAAAATTATAGTTTCCTTCTGTAAAAAAAGTTTGTTTGGGTCCAAACTCCAACAAGGTTAAAAATGTCATGACATCAGAATACGTCTTTACTAGCGAGTGCTTCTCAGGAACTCTGGAATGCTAAGGAGATAGATGAATACAAAACTTGATGAAACAATACAAAACGCAAGCTCAAATGTCATTTTGAAAGCTGACATTTGGAGACACAGGAACATTCATGGACCTTAATCAAAGAAAGGATGTGAAATCATCAAAGCTAACCTAATCTTAGGCGATATAGCAAAAAACCAGCATAGCAAATCAGAAACCAAAATGGATTAAAAATATTAGGGGGAAATGATGCAAAACAGCCTGGCGGAATTATAATGGACAGCCCGATGCACAAAGCATCTCGGATTGATGTGGTTCCGGGAAGGGCCGTACCCTAAGGGGTGTGAGTatgatgtagacagcctaccctaatgcaagcaatAGTGGCTGCTTCCACTTCTCGAACCCATGACATATAGGCCAGACGGAGACAACATTACCGTTGCTCTAAGGCTCCCCCCTTCCGGtagaataattgaaataaaaccaGTTCCACTACAAAACTGGATAAAAGCATGACTGAAAGGCATACTAATGGTGACAAAAAGATAGGAGAACAGTTTCTTCGTACCAGGTGCATGCTCCAGAGGTAAACTAGGTGCCAGTGCTGGAGTCAAATTTGCACTGGAGTTTGTGTTGTCCAAGCCTGAGGGCAATGGTGGAGGTGGAGGTGAAGGAGATAAATTTAGTCGGTCCCATAACTCAGAACAATTGGTTTTCCAAAAACCAATCCTTTCATTTTCACGATCGTAGGTTACAAGAGTGTTGCGGACAACAATACCTGTTGCAATTAAAAGCAAAGGCACGCATGTTACAGCTTATACAACTGAAGAATTTGGCAGATGAACTTTCCCAAGATTCTAAAAGATATATATGACAAATACCTCCAAGAAGAGTAGTTGGATCCTTCCCATTCTGAAAAATTCCCAAGCAGTAAGCCCCACGCACCTTTGAGTGCTTTATAGCAATCAGTTACAGTAAGCAAAAGGGCAGAATTAGTCAATATAGAAACACAGAGAGAAAATGGAGCCACTTATCAAAACAAAGACAAAAAATGTAGCCACTAGGAGAGATGAAGCCAAAAGGAGATACAGATTCTAAAGGCAAGGTAGTAAGATAAAAACCATGTGGATTAAGATGCCTACCCTGAATAAGTAGTTTTCAGGAGTGAGAGATAGTTTCTTTCCATTGCTAAATACCATGTCGATAGGAGGAAATGATTTTGAGAGCTCTGAGATGTCACTGCAATATACAAGACATTCAATACAagaaacaacaccaaaaataaaggaaagaaaaagttAATGATCTAACATTACTATAGTTAATTTATTACCTTCCAGCACCAGAAAAGCATATATCTTTATAATTCGGGTCAGGCCCTTCGATCTCTCTTAGAGAATGAAGTTCTTTCATGACCTGAAATAAAATTTTCAGGAGTTGactcaagaaagaaaaagaaaatggtcttaaaaaaaattcaacaaagcATCCACCACCCATTGGTAGAATATTGTTAGTAATACACAATCCATCAATCCACTTCTTTTGGCCCCATAATCAACTTATTACTTTACACAAATAAACATATCCAAAAATGAATGATAAGAAGCTAAAAACATCAAAGATTTGCAGAAGCTTTCTAGTACatactatattttaaaaaaaaaaactttcaaaaGTTCTTTTTTAGTGACATAATTGGAAGAAAAAATTGCAtattaaaaggaaaaaacaacTATAATAAGTAGTTAACAAACGTAAATTAACACCTTTAAGATGCTGCAGCACAAGGAAAACGGTTCAGTGAGTTTCGGAATTATAGGATCACAAACCACCTGGATTCTTTGTTTCTCCTTCAAAGTTATGTAGTAAGCACTTAAGCCTTAGCGTAATAACTGAGTGTAATTAACGGGTTTTACTTTTACTTCAAATCCCACATATTAGCAGGCAGTCTCCAACTATGTCGAGCCTGTTACCATAATTATGCAGTTGTTTGTTCCACCAACATGTGGTGTAAATCGTTATTCAGGCAAAGGTGACTTAAATGGTAACATGCAACAAAAAGACATTAACCACAAACACATCATTCAGATGAAGTTCAGGTTTCACAGATTCCATTCTTCTAGTCACAAGCACGCAATTTTAACCAGTACTTGTCTCTGGCAGAGTGcattaaaaaatgataaatatgatAGTGCATAATCTAGAAACATCTTACAGCACTCTTGAAGGCCACAAATGCAGCTTCTGGAAGGTAAGCATAGGTAGTACCACTATCAAGCACAGTCCCATGTTTTCCATCAAAAGTCTGAGGATTTAGATTCAGGGCCTTCCCAGCAACATGTATCTCCTTCAGCTCAATATTGTAATATGGACTGTTGCCATCCGAGACTAGAGTAAATGCATAAGACTTATCGAGTGTATTTGTTATAACACCTAAAATTCCCATGTCATTAAAACAATTATATCGAATATATACCTGCGTACAGGATCTGAATGGGTGAAGACCATTTCAGAAGGGGGTTTTATTCCTCCAAGAACCATGGCACCACCACCGAAATCCATTCCACCATAACATAAGGAGAATGAATCACTAATTACATGTTTCTCAACAAGTTGATCCACTATACTTAGATCCCCTCGGCCTAAGCCCATGATACCATCAGCGTGTTGGCTGTAAAGATCACCAGTTTCCAGATTTTCACATCCAAAAACAGCTCGTTGGGGTGCTAGCTCACTTTGGTTTCCGAAGGACACGATGTCCTCTCCGAGCACTCCACTACTAGAACTCATCTCAGCATATTGTCTTTCATAAATACATTGCTCCCTCTCATTGTCACAGGTACAGTCAATATTGCACTTTACAGGTCGATAGGTACTTGACATTTCTGGCTGAAACTTAGGATCCTAATTCAAAGAACAATGAAAGAAGTGCATTGATCAAAACAGAGAAATGATATTCAATCGATTCTGTAGCAAATTAAGCATTTATCAACAAGATTGATGCAAACTCACTGGCAAGGTCAACATTTTTCGGGAAAAAAAAACAGCACGGTGACGAGTGCCAAGTGGCTATATTTACAAAGCAAGCACCAGTTACTGTACATTTCACAATAACAAGCAAAAATTAGAAAGATACATCAAAGCACTATCATGAAAGAAATCAACTCTTTGCGATACAGCAGCATATCTCATCAACAAAGTGAAGCTTAAAAATCGATCTGTGTACCTACTTCAACATTGTTTTCTTCTacttcattttccttttcttctttttttttagggCAAATTAgatgaattttgtttaattttgttatacAATGCTCCAATACAACCCGCTGAGAGGTTAtttataggaggggatttcaatggccaCAATTGGGTCGGTTGCTGGTGACTATGGCGAGGTGCATGGTGGCTTCGGCTTTGGGGATAGGAACGGAGGAGGTTCCTCGCTGTTGGATTTCGCTAAGGCTTTCGAGCTGGTGATTGCGAACTCGAGTTTTCCGAAGAGGGAGGAGCATCTAGTAACTTTCTGAAGTTCGATTGTGAAAACTCAGATTGATTACCTCCTCCTCAGAAGGTGTGATAGAGGGTTGTGCAgggattgcaaggttatcccgggtgagaccctcgcgaccCAGCATAGGCTCTTGGTAATGGACGTCGGTATtacgataaggaggaagaagaggtatgTTCGTGGTCAACCGAGGATtaggtggggagccttaactaaggataaagcccaggAGTTGGAGGGGAGGTTATCGGCTATGAGAGCATGGAGGAGTAGTGAGGACGCCAGCGCTATGTGGGCTACGACGGCGAACTGCGTTAGGGAGGCGGCAAGAGAGGTGCTAGGGATTTCGAAGGGTCACTCTGACAGGCACCAAGGcaactggtggtggaatgacatAGTCCAAGGCAAAGTGGAGACGAAGAAGGAAGCGTATATGAAGTTGGTAGGGAGCACATGCGAGGAGGAGAGGAGAGCGAATAGAGAGAGGTACAAGGTAGCAAGAAAGGAGGCTAAGCTagcggtcacggaggctaagaatGCAGCATTTGGCCGACTGTATGAGGAATTGGGGGGAAAAGGCGGGGATAAGAAGTTGTTTCGATTGGCTAAGGCGAgggagaggaaggctcgggatctggatcaagtgaggtgcatcaaagacgaggacgGTAGAGTCTTGATGGGGGAGTCCCAGATTAAACAGAGATGACAGATGTACTTTTAGGGTCTTCTAAATGAGGAAGGGGACCGTGATATAGTGCTAGGGGATCTGGGGCATTCAGAGAGTCTCcgagactttgggtattgtaggtgTATTAAGTTGGAGGAGGTCGTGGGGGCTATGTGTAAGATGAGTcggggcagagcgaccgggccagatgaaattccggttgagTTCTGAAAgtatgtgggtagagcaggcttggagtggttgactggtctatttaatgttattttcaggacgaagaggatgccagaTGAGTAGAGGTGGAGTACAGTGGTTccattgtacaagaacaaaggtgatattcagtgttgtaacaactataggggtatcaagttactaagtcataccatgtaagtttgggagagggtggtggaggcgAGGGTGAGGAAGATAGTGTCTATATCTGACAACCAGTTCGGATTCATGCCGGGTCGCTCGACCACGGAAGCTATCCatcttattaggaggttggtggaacagtacagggataggaagaaagatctgcacatggtgtttattgacttagagaaagcgtatgacaaggtccctagAGAGGTGCTATGGAGGTAAAAGGTGTGCCGGTAGCTTATGTTAGAGCGATCAAgaacatgtatgatggagctaagactaggGTAAGGACTGTGAGAGGCGACTCAGAGTATTTttcggttgttatggggttacaccaaggatcagcgcgtagcccgttcttatttgccttaGTAATGGATGcactaacacaccatattcaaggggaagtgccatggtgtatgttattcgctgatgacatagtactgattgatgagacgcgggACGGTGTTAAtgagaggttggaggtttggagacaggctctcgagtctaagggtttcaaattgagcaggactaagacggAGTACCTGGAGTGTTAGTTCAGCGCCGAGTCGAGGGAAGTAggcatggatgtgaggcttggatcacaggttgtccccaagagaggtagtttcaagtaccttggatcggttattcaagGGGATGGAGAGATTAACGAGGACGTCACTCACCGCATAGGAGTGGGGTAGACGAAATGGAGGCTAGCATCTGGAGTCTtatgtgacaagaaagtgtcaccaatactcaaaggtaagttttatagggcggtggttagaccggccatgttgtatggggcagagtgctggccagttaagaactctcatatccagaagatgaaggtagctgagatgaggatgctgaggtggatgtgcgggcacactaggatagataagattaggaatgacgATATTCGGGAGAAAGTGGGTGTGGCCCCTGTGgaagacaagatgcgggaagcgaggctcagatggttcgggcacgtgcggaggagaagcctggatgctccggtgaggaggtgtgagctgCTGGCTTTAGTGGgttcgagaagaggtagaggacggcctaagaagtattggggagaggtgatcaggcaggacctGGCACGAttgcagatttccgaggacatggcccttgataggaaggtttggaggtcgagcattagggttgtaggataGGGTGGTAGTCGAGCTTCTCCTCCTCCATTCCGGGGGTGAAGCGAGTTTGAGTAGGTTGGTCCTAGACAGGCTTGTGGTTAATGTAGAGTTCACACTAACCTTACTGTTTTCCATAGCTCTAGACCTTAGTTGTGGGTTATGATTATTGCATGTCATCTATTTTATGGTTTTTAGGATGATGTCATTATTTCTATGGTTATGGTGACGTTATTGATGAATtgtcttttcttattttcttttttattttcatcttcctgagccgagggtctatcggaaacagcctctctgccctatcgggtaggggtaaggtctgcgtatacactaccctccccagaccccacttagtgggactttactgggtcgttgttgttgtacaATGCTCCAATACAACCCCACCCCTCCCCCACCCACACACAACGTAAACAAAGAATGAAACCACAATAAGCCCTAATAGACCAACACTAATCAAAATCTGTCCCAAAGAACAAAAATTCCATTAACACTAAAACCTAGCGCAAAACTAACCAATCTTCCTTTTGTTTATTCATTACTCAGTAGCCAGTGCTGTAAACGGAATGGTAAGATATCTGAAGCTTGAGGTTTCTCTTTTTCCATTATCTCTTTCTCAAATGATGGTAACGAAAACAAGGGTTAATAGTATATTAAGCTTGAATTCAGCAGAGGTTTTATGTCCAATAGAAGCTTCTCCTGACTCATAACCTAACATTGGGTACTTTAGATTAATACTATACTTTTGTGgaagtaaaataaatatagtaACTAGATGATTAAAAGAGAGAATGTAGCTGAGAAATGAAGGAACCTGATGGTTGCCACACTGTTCACAGGTAGAGCAAGGGACATAGGTAACGGTACTGCCAGTATCAACTATAAGAGCAAAACTCTGGGGTGGAGTTCCGATCCAAAGACGAGTCGTATAATATCTGCATCCTCTCAAtttaaaaattaacttaaaaCAGAGAGAGATAGGCGGATATCCATTCATAATAAGGAATTCGGATACAAGTTTCTGACCCGTTAAGGAGGAGATCGTCGTGGAGAGGCATACGAGCACTTGAAGGGCTTTTCTGGAGGTGTCGACGGGAGAGTTGTTCATCGCGTGGTCGGGAGATTTCTTTAGGAGGAAAAAGCGGGAGAAACATGGTACTGCGATCCCCGTCGTTGGTGCTATTAGGTGAGGGGAGAAAAACAAAGCTTTCATTTGAAACGTCTGAAATTCCATTAGAAACGACGACGTGATGAATGAATAGCAGACATATGAAGGAAATTAGGATAGGGAGATTGTGAGTTAAGAGCGCCCGCGCCATTTGAGAGGAGGCGACAAAACAGATTAAGGCCAGATCGGAAGAAGGATTGCTGGAAAGATCAGAGGAAAGGGATGGCGTAAGGTTATTACCTGACAAAGGCCAAAGCCGGGAAGGTGATGCGTTACATtcagatttttttatttatttttaagttttaagGCTTTTGCTTTCGGTTTGATTTAAacattacataaatattatatttaaatttaaaaagacaCTTGTACCTATTGTTTATCCTAAAAACAAGTAACAATTGAACTAATACAAGGTTTAAAGGACATATGATTTAATTTAACACGAATGATCTAAGAACAACAAATAATtgaattgaagaaaaatacaaTGATCAAACCAGACGCGATGAATAACTAGGCCTGCCTTGTACGATGAACACCGCAATTTAGATTCAATTAAACCTACGAAATAGGCTCAGTTGCAACTAAATGAACAAGCAGCTAAAGAACACTTTTAAATAGTGATTAGAGAATAAAAATtaactttattgctttgatatgcgtgctTACAGTGATCCTTAAAATAAAAAGtttccccctttatatagtagtggagtttcaatcctagtacaagtctaagtAAGATAAAAATCTTTTTCTTCTGGTAAATCGTGATAGGCCGTTGATACCGGGCAAAATTTTCTCTGTAATATCCCATTAAGGACGGATATTTCGACCCCTCGTATGTTATTTCAAATCGTCTTTCCTCTAGTCCCGGTTCTTTACTTTGGTCAAACTCGATTCATTCAATATTTGGCCGTGTCTGGTTCTTGGCATATCATTTATCCTCCCTGGACTCTGATCTATGGGAGCCCTCGATTTTACCCGAGGTCATATCAGATAAATTGTCCTCTCGTTTCTTTATAGGAAAATCGGGAGTAACTTTATCCCCGATTTTATCCGTACatagatagtcccctcacttTTAGGAGAGCAGATTTATAGGAATGACAATAAGTGATTAAATGCCCCGGCTCCTTCCTCTGTAAGCCGCAAGCGAGTTGACAAGTCAACGAAATATCACATCAgtcgcgtcgttctgacttcggacacgtgtcagTCGTTGGTTGATCATCCTCGGTGGGCATTGAATGCAAAACATCACGCATTCGTTATTCCTTTCCTATAAAAGCTCTGGTTCCCTTTTTTCACCTTTTTACCTTCCATTTCGAACCTTTTTAAGTTACCCTGCAATTATTTATTTGTTCATTATTTCCTCAGATTTTCACAAATTGTTCTTTGcatcttcatcttcattcttcaaattttcatactTTGCCTTTAAATTTTCAAGCTATATCATCAAATCTTCATGTCCATATTCAAAccttcatgtttttagataaagaTGGCAAAAATCTCAAAATCGGTGCCTCAAAACACTGGTCCTTCAACCTCTATTCCGGCCGCAAATACCGAAAAGACCCTTTCGGCATCAGCTCCGGAACCTCCTCTTAAAGACCTTTATCCTTGGAGGTTGCTCCATAGATAACGACTTTAAGGTCAAAAAAACCTCCAAATATGGGGATCGAGGTAAGGAGGCGTGGAGGTATATATGCTCCATTACTGAAGACATGCTCTCGGATGTCAGGGAAGATTGAAAGTGGGAAGGAAAAGAAGTAGTCATCCCCCGTCCTGATGAGGACATCACAACACACGTGGAGGGGTACTTAAGTGTCTACACGTACCCCTTCACGCTTGGCCCGATGGATACGGTGGTCCTCGActtttgtaagaggtacgaggtaTGCCTTAGGCAGATTCACCATCCTTTTGGAGGTTCGTGGCCCTCCTCCACCATTTGTTCAACAACACGGAGGAGTCCCGATTCACGATCGACTATCTGCTCCGTGTTTACAGCCTCTGAATCTTTCGAGGGGGTTAATAAAGCTTGCCTGACAGGCAAAGAAGGCTCCcttctcgagcatcgacgaggatAGGGACTAAGGCTGGCAGGGGAGATTTGTTCGGATAAATACCGAAGATCTCATCCCCTCCAAGTTCCTATCGTTCCTTGAGAAGTGGAACTAAACACGTAAGTTCATCCCCTTTAAAGTTGTCAAAATGACCCTTTGAATTTATTCTTCTTTCTCATCACCCGTCTTTTCTAATATGTACTAGTCGCCCGCATCCCCAACGTAGTCCCCCGtttcaaggagtgggtcgagggaaTCTACAAATAATTGATATACTACGAGCGTGAGTAGCGCAAATTTTCTAAGGGCAAATGGGAGGCTCGTTTCCATGGTGAGTGTCCTTCTTCTCTTGATtgaatttcctttttattttattgtcacCTCAACTAAGTCTGTTTTCTTTTCATAGGTTTGCCAAAGACCACCGAGCTTCGAGAAATTACCAAGGTTGTGGCCTCGTCCCCATCTGCAAAACCCTTTACTTCGGTACAACCTATTGTCGAGGCTGCTACGAAGAAGGAGGAGaagacaagaaaaaagaaaaggtttcCTGACCCCTCGGACGCTCCCGGCGAGGCCAAGAAAAAGAGGATTATGGTTAGGGTCAGAAAGAGTACTCGGGCCAGGGTACCAGACCCCAATTCTCTTTACCGGCTCAAGGACTAACCTGAAGATGACGACATGGATTTTGTCGCCCATGAGTGGGCCAACGCTGCACAAGAGCAGGCAACATGAGAGGGAGGTGACCATAAGGCTAAACCCACTTTAGCTCGGGAACCTGAGGAAGAGCCTGTGGCTACTGCCTCTCCAAAAGCCACTCCAGTTTTGAGAGAAGCTGCTGACGTCATTGATGTTTCGGAGTCATCGTCCCACATGGAGCCCCTTTTCACTGAGGCTCAAGTCATTACAGAAAAGTCGACCGAGGCATCATTGGCCGTGGATGAAGCACTTAATCTGTTTTTTGAAGGTATGGACGTTGGTGCGCTAGAAGACTACTCCGATTTTGGCCACCTGGTGATCCCGAAAAGGGATGTGTTGTCGGGGTCAAGTGGGCCGAATTCGATCCCAAAGCTTGTGAAGTAGTTCACCGCCTCGAGCGCAGACCCTGATCGTAAGAAGACAGTCATATTTAAGGTACCGATGAATACCAGGAAGTTATCCAGGTCGGTCGGTGTGTCCAGCTACCTTCGTTCCTTGGTAACTGAAGAGGACCAAGTGAAGATAAATAAGGTGGACATGCCGAGCCTCTTCAATGAAGCATAATAGGCACCGAACAACATATATCTTTTTTTTCTCATATCTTTAAAGCGTTCATTTGCCTTAGCGAATTTTAAcgattttgcccatttttatgccTCAGGTCTTGGTGCTTCATCATGAGAGCTTCCATCGGTCTCGGTGGAGGTGAGCCACCTTGAGCTCGAGCTTAAGGAGCAAGTCCGGCAAAAGGACATGTACATGGCTCTTTGTGAGAAAAAAGAGGAGGTCCTCAGGGACCACTCCGTCCTCCAAGCTGAGCTAGAAAAAACTCAAAAGGAGGCCTCGAATGTGAAATGGGAACACGCCCTTCTGGCCGAAAAGGTAAGAGTGATTGATATTAATAAAGAGAGGTTAAGCGCAATTGCTAACGCCGTAACCTCGCAGGTCTAAGAGAAGATAGACCTGAACGACCAGCTTAGGGCCATGATGGATGAGGTCAAAGCCCTAGCCGAGGAGCCAAGGAGAAAAATGGATCTCCTGGCCTCGAAGCGGGATGCCACCAAAGATGATTTGGCATCGACCAAAGTGCAACTCCGAATGATGAGGGGAAAAGTCGACAAGTGGTCTCGGCTAAATAAGGAGCTCCGGATACAACTCGACTCAGCCGTTACAGAACGGGATGCTCTCGGCCAAGAATATATCGCGCTCAAGTCCAAATTGGAGGACGGTAGGAATGAAGCCTCCGAAGTTCAAGACATGTTGGCCCAGTACAAGAACGATGCAGAGGTAGTTGCGTGTAGTAATGAAGGCCGATTATGTGAAGTGGCTATATCAGAGATAGATCCTTGAGGAGATCCATGCCCGGGGTTTTGACCTAGCGGTCGATATCAAAGAACCGAAGAGGCTTGAAACCGAGGCCATAACAAGATACTAGCCCGATGGTTGGGGCAGCGAGTCGGGCTCCGATGAAGACTAGGCGGGAAATGCCTtagtttattttttgttttcccttgtaTTTTGCATTTTGGAGCCATTTTATAGTGCCTCTATAAATACCTTTTGGTACatatgtatataaaaaatattCTTCAGTTATGCATTGTCTTTTACTTTTTTGTATCTGCTTGTATCTAAGACTTATAAAATGATGTcgatgccttagcatagaatttGGCATCGTTTAAATTGTTCGTTCCCTAAAGCCCGGATGAGGCCTGGACTAAGTAATAACTCCGAATTACTCTAGCTTCAAAGGACCCGATAGAAACAAAGTCTTTAAAAATTTTGAACGTTTTAACAGGACACAATCATTTTTTGCCAAAAATGGCTCTTTTCATGGCCGTAATTCAAGACCGGGTAACTTGATCGGGTCTGAAGTAGTCTTTTCAGTATATTAAAATATGTAAGGACCTTACTTTTCAAGTATGGACTCAAATGTCTCCGAGCCATTTAAGTTGGTTGTGGCCTTTGTTGTTTGGGCCCTTCCTAGTTGGCTCGGTGCCTCCGGGATTTAGTAATCCAAATTCCCTATCTTATCGTCGGGTAGCAGTCCCCAATTCGGGGAAGCCCGTAGCCTTAAGGGTTTTGAACCCAACATTTTTTCTAAGTAACTTTTAACAACAATATTGCTTATGCAAATGTGAACCAATGAAACATAGAAGGCAAATTTCTTTTATTACTTTGAACGTCGTGTAAATACTCGATGGTACAAAAGCTATCTTCCATGCTGAGAACGAGCTATGTGGGCCCAGTTAGTTCGACTATTTGACCCTTAAAATTAATCTTAatgttcaagccttggctttTAATATCGAATAAGAACGCCTTCCACACTCTCGAACTCAGGACTTTAGCTCTTGACTTAGGTTGTGATGGCCCCCTAGTATTCGATACTGAATTTTTGATGGCTCAAATACTATTGATCTGATATTGATGATCCGCAATCTCGATCTCAAACAGATCTTCAAAACTAGGGTAGCACACTTTACAGTTGCCTCATAAAAAACCTTGCCATAAAATCCACTTCGGGTAAAAACCGGTCCAAAGGAAAAAGAGTGTAAtatgtgctttcagacctaatccTTAGATTTGACTTCGACTAAGTACCTGCACGGGTTAGTTTAAAGTGTAATAAACCACGACTTAGTACCTGCACGGGTTAGTTTAAAGTGTAATAAACCACAAAGAAGGTTGTGTtcataccttagtagtagtatcgcTTTAAGCGTGCCACATTCCAATTGTTGGGTAGTTGTACCCCATTTCTGGATTCGAGTTGGTATGAGCCTTTCCCAGTTATACTGGTGACtctgtatggtccttccc is a genomic window containing:
- the LOC107775750 gene encoding aspartic proteinase 36; its protein translation is MARALLTHNLPILISFICLLFIHHVVVSNGISDVSNESFVFLPSPNSTNDGDRSTMFLPLFPPKEISRPRDEQLSRRHLQKSPSSARMPLHDDLLLNGYYTTRLWIGTPPQSFALIVDTGSTVTYVPCSTCEQCGNHQDPKFQPEMSSTYRPVKCNIDCTCDNEREQCIYERQYAEMSSSSGVLGEDIVSFGNQSELAPQRAVFGCENLETGDLYSQHADGIMGLGRGDLSIVDQLVEKHVISDSFSLCYGGMDFGGGAMVLGGIKPPSEMVFTHSDPVRSPYYNIELKEIHVAGKALNLNPQTFDGKHGTVLDSGTTYAYLPEAAFVAFKSAVMKELHSLREIEGPDPNYKDICFSGAGSDISELSKSFPPIDMVFSNGKKLSLTPENYLFRHSKVRGAYCLGIFQNGKDPTTLLGGIVVRNTLVTYDRENERIGFWKTNCSELWDRLNLSPSPPPPPLPSGLDNTNSSANLTPALAPSLPLEHAPGKIKIGLVSFDMSLSVDYSALKPRVPELAHFIAQELEVNVSQVHLMNFSTEGNDSLIRWAIFPAGSANYMPNATATEIINRLAENRFHLPDTFGSYKLVKWDIEPPPKRIRWQQNYLVVVFALLVVLIIGLSASLGWLIWRRRQEIPYNPVGSAETHEKELQPLN